One window of Medicago truncatula cultivar Jemalong A17 chromosome 2, MtrunA17r5.0-ANR, whole genome shotgun sequence genomic DNA carries:
- the LOC11433470 gene encoding transcription repressor OFP14: protein MPKKLQKTLQDYLNKIKNKNPQPQIRLTKMLSGCKHPKTPSFSLDNGRNISSSNAVNNNNNKINDAATLADVDRFLFENFKSLYFKDDEETEQNNNNNNKNKRISDEKNNEEPPKRIGGSWLLESPRFITTPPQDLCGSARFFVKPGNSGSLMEDALSLTNSDEADSSNSNNSNSSSTASPSKQVIVVNHDDHNHHTLPENCVALLSYSPSPYDDFRRSMQELVESKYGKIENNQRKIDWDFMEEILFCYLNVNEKKSHKFILSAFVDLITVMRKNSEAAPAKPCSVRTVRIGREVRKKKTKQVTIEFGSS from the coding sequence ATGCCTAAGAAGCTTCAAAAAACCCTTCAAGATTAcctcaacaaaatcaaaaacaaaaacccacAACCTCAAATTCGATTAACCAAAATGCTCTCTGGCTGCAAACATCCTAAAACACCATCTTTTTCCTTAGATAACGGCAGAAACATATCATCCTCTAACGCCgttaacaacaataacaacaaaatcaatGATGCTGCAACACTAGCTGACGTTGACCGTTTTCTCTTTGAGAATTTCAAGTCTCTATATTtcaaagatgatgaagaaacagaacaaaacaacaacaacaacaacaaaaacaaaagaatctcGGATGAAAAAAACAACGAGGAACCACCAAAACGTATTGGTGGTTCCTGGTTGTTGGAATCACCGAGATTCATTACAACACCACCTCAAGATCTTTGTGGCTCAGCACGATTCTTCGTGAAACCAGGTAACTCAGGATCATTGATGGAAGATGCACTGTCTCTAACAAACAGTGATGAAGCTGATTCGAGTAATTCGAATaattcaaattcatcatcaacagcaTCACCTTCAAAACAGGTTATTGTAGTAAACCATGATGATCACAATCATCACACTCTTCCTGAGAATTGTGTTGCACTGTTATCATATTCTCCAAGTCCTTACGATGATTTCAGGCGATCGATGCAAGAATTGGTGGAATCAAAGTATGGTAAGATTGAAAACAATCAAAGGAAAATTGATTGGGACTTCATGGAGgagattttattttgttatcttAATGTTAATGAGAAAAAATCTCATAAGTTTATATTAAGTGCTTTTGTTGATCTGATCACTGTTATGAGGAAGAATTCAGAGGCTGCTCCGGCGAAGCCGTGTAGCGTGAGAACTGTTAGGATTGGTAGGGAAGTCAGGAAGAAGAAGACCAAGCAGGTTACCATAGAATTTGGTTcctcttag